The Cohnella abietis genome has a segment encoding these proteins:
- a CDS encoding extracellular solute-binding protein, protein MKKLVVTALSVVMSVGLLAGCGTKNDSGNSIATGSASNGDNTKVVTISVRENTWGARKDNFIEAEKRLNEQLKAENVQVKIDWWPGIDDDELILQLQAGKAADIFINSSVDIGWQLDAGLIQKIDWVKDSEVFKSVPDSYTNIMKYDGHYYGVIQDMDASPVFISRKALQGLGWTDEQINGLRARVDSGDFTFEDLVNLADEAKKKSLVKIGFAVEDTRFEGWNYAFNNFNYNAEQNKLVLASQAKDVYSFWSDAVKRGVITEGIADIDTDKAAPMFVKGEVFAEFARTEFYQMMRETNGMKDDVEGYNTWFNDNVVWIPVPSAAKGGKPSSYSNPALMFVGPKVDDAKMPYVQKLIEHVLDPDLQINHTIASGKLPVTPEAQQDERFKAMEFYKDHAYLVQFTRTRPAQPDYAVFIKGYTLGVDSILTKGKSAEEAYELFKKEVKQNVPADHVVIQ, encoded by the coding sequence ATGAAGAAGCTTGTAGTTACTGCTTTAAGTGTGGTCATGAGCGTTGGTCTGTTAGCAGGCTGCGGAACGAAAAATGATTCTGGAAATTCAATTGCAACAGGAAGCGCCAGCAATGGAGACAACACGAAGGTAGTTACGATTTCTGTTCGTGAAAACACTTGGGGAGCACGTAAAGACAACTTTATCGAAGCTGAGAAGCGCTTGAATGAGCAGTTAAAGGCAGAAAATGTTCAAGTGAAAATCGATTGGTGGCCAGGAATTGACGATGATGAGTTGATTCTTCAATTACAAGCAGGTAAAGCAGCGGACATCTTCATTAATTCCAGTGTCGATATTGGTTGGCAGCTTGATGCGGGTCTAATTCAAAAGATCGACTGGGTTAAAGACTCTGAAGTATTCAAAAGCGTTCCGGACTCTTATACAAATATTATGAAATATGATGGTCATTATTATGGTGTCATTCAGGATATGGATGCTTCCCCGGTATTTATTAGCCGTAAAGCGTTACAGGGCTTAGGCTGGACGGACGAGCAGATCAACGGCTTAAGAGCGCGTGTTGATTCCGGAGATTTTACATTCGAGGATTTGGTAAATCTTGCGGACGAAGCTAAGAAAAAAAGCTTGGTTAAAATCGGATTTGCTGTAGAAGATACAAGATTCGAAGGCTGGAACTATGCGTTTAACAACTTTAACTACAACGCAGAGCAAAACAAATTAGTGCTTGCTTCGCAAGCCAAGGACGTATATTCCTTCTGGTCCGATGCTGTGAAACGCGGAGTAATTACAGAAGGCATTGCAGATATTGATACAGATAAGGCCGCTCCTATGTTCGTTAAGGGTGAGGTTTTCGCAGAATTTGCCCGCACGGAGTTTTACCAGATGATGCGTGAAACGAACGGCATGAAGGATGATGTTGAAGGCTACAACACATGGTTTAATGACAATGTGGTCTGGATTCCAGTGCCATCAGCAGCTAAGGGAGGAAAGCCTTCTTCCTATAGTAACCCGGCTCTGATGTTCGTTGGTCCGAAAGTGGACGATGCCAAAATGCCTTACGTACAAAAATTAATTGAGCACGTTCTTGATCCCGACCTGCAAATCAATCATACCATTGCGAGTGGTAAGCTGCCTGTAACACCTGAAGCTCAACAGGATGAACGGTTTAAGGCGATGGAATTTTACAAGGATCACGCCTATTTGGTTCAATTTACTCGCACTCGCCCGGCACAGCCAGATTATGCAGTATTTATTAAAGGCTACACTTTAGGTGTGGATTCCATCCTAACTAAAGGTAAATCAGCAGAAGAAGCTTACGAATTATTCAAAAAAGAAGTGAAGCAAAATGTTCCTGCAGATCATGTTGTTATTCAATAA
- a CDS encoding ABC transporter ATP-binding protein: MITLKNIVKEYDGKQEGNKAVDGLDLEINKGEFVALLGPSGCGKTTTLMMLAGLLKPTSGEIYFGDRLVNHVEPKDRNIGMVFQSYALYPHLTVRDNIAFPLRERKIPKQEAYERAKETSKILQIDHLLDRKPSQLSGGQQQRVAMARALSKNPEILLLDEPMSNLDARLKLDVRDEIRKIQLKLNVTTIIVTHDQEEALAISDRVAILNGGKIQQYAPPNELFNHPINLFVASFLGNPPMNLIMGTVEERSGHQVVVTSGFEFVLPEDRRLAKSDMGKSVQFGIRPHDISFCDETDNQAIKMKVDLVEHLGSGKLVKAIDPQQKLETMIRLLIGNEIEVNSGDIVYIKFRASKFHIFDMTNNGLNLLQYR, encoded by the coding sequence ATGATTACTTTGAAAAACATCGTGAAGGAATACGACGGCAAGCAAGAAGGAAATAAGGCTGTTGATGGTCTGGATCTGGAGATTAATAAAGGGGAATTCGTAGCATTACTTGGCCCTTCCGGCTGTGGGAAGACGACGACCTTGATGATGCTTGCGGGGCTGCTTAAACCGACGTCGGGAGAGATTTATTTCGGTGATAGGCTGGTCAATCATGTCGAGCCAAAGGATCGTAACATCGGGATGGTATTTCAATCGTATGCGCTATACCCTCACTTGACGGTACGGGACAACATCGCCTTCCCTTTAAGAGAAAGAAAGATTCCTAAGCAAGAGGCTTATGAGCGTGCGAAAGAAACGAGCAAAATTTTGCAAATTGATCATTTGCTTGATCGTAAGCCTTCCCAGCTATCAGGCGGACAGCAGCAACGGGTTGCGATGGCTCGGGCATTGTCCAAAAATCCAGAAATATTGCTGCTGGATGAGCCAATGTCTAATTTAGATGCGAGGCTGAAGCTAGACGTGCGTGATGAAATTCGTAAAATACAGCTTAAATTAAATGTAACAACGATTATTGTAACTCACGATCAAGAGGAGGCACTCGCGATTTCTGATCGAGTTGCGATCTTGAATGGGGGTAAAATTCAACAATACGCACCACCGAACGAGCTATTCAACCATCCGATCAATTTATTCGTAGCCAGCTTTTTAGGTAACCCGCCTATGAACCTAATCATGGGAACAGTTGAAGAGAGGTCTGGTCATCAAGTTGTCGTCACAAGTGGCTTTGAGTTTGTTCTTCCTGAGGATAGAAGACTCGCGAAGTCGGATATGGGGAAATCTGTCCAATTCGGAATTAGGCCGCATGATATTTCGTTCTGTGATGAAACGGACAATCAAGCCATTAAGATGAAGGTTGATTTAGTTGAGCATTTAGGCAGCGGGAAGCTGGTAAAGGCAATTGATCCTCAGCAGAAGCTCGAAACAATGATTCGGCTACTAATTGGCAATGAAATTGAGGTTAATTCGGGCGATATCGTTTATATTAAGTTTAGGGCTAGTAAGTTTCACATTTTTGATATGACGAATAATGGTCTTAATCTTCTACAATATCGGTAA
- a CDS encoding carbohydrate ABC transporter permease, which translates to MSPSTLKKALVHTYMTLFTLPIIAMIVWYFLSATMNFTTGQFTMDNFSFFKEPVEYAGVKLPLIWPIVLNTIMYSLLIVAIEVAISVPTAYAFSRLDFKGKRAAMKFLFLMRSFPGVTLIIATFFILVQMHLVNTYLGVLLVAITGSLPGRVYIMKGFFDEVPWDIEWAAMVDGCTRFTAFKKVLVPYVLPGIGAIAVFSFLGAYGEWFLFKLLIFNDDMLTLAGYLSKLITKENQIINYGLITAIGLFYTLPIVVFYIFTQKIFMKVNLGGAKQV; encoded by the coding sequence ATGTCACCTAGCACACTGAAAAAAGCGCTCGTCCATACGTATATGACATTGTTTACGTTGCCGATTATAGCGATGATCGTTTGGTATTTTCTATCGGCAACAATGAACTTTACGACAGGGCAATTTACAATGGACAATTTCTCCTTCTTCAAGGAGCCTGTGGAATATGCAGGAGTAAAGCTGCCGTTAATTTGGCCGATCGTACTAAATACGATTATGTACTCGCTGTTAATTGTCGCCATTGAGGTAGCCATATCTGTGCCTACAGCGTATGCATTCTCCAGGCTGGACTTTAAGGGGAAGAGAGCGGCGATGAAGTTTCTGTTTCTTATGAGATCTTTTCCAGGCGTCACGTTAATTATCGCGACCTTTTTCATCCTCGTTCAAATGCACTTAGTTAATACCTATTTAGGAGTGCTGTTAGTAGCGATTACGGGCTCTCTCCCAGGTCGAGTGTATATTATGAAAGGCTTCTTCGACGAAGTGCCTTGGGATATTGAATGGGCTGCAATGGTTGACGGCTGTACTCGGTTTACTGCTTTCAAAAAGGTGTTAGTCCCTTATGTATTACCTGGAATCGGCGCGATTGCTGTATTCTCGTTTCTTGGTGCATATGGGGAGTGGTTCCTCTTCAAGCTACTCATATTTAATGATGACATGCTGACGCTAGCAGGCTACTTATCTAAATTAATAACGAAGGAAAATCAAATTATTAATTACGGATTAATTACGGCTATCGGATTGTTCTATACGCTACCGATCGTTGTGTTCTACATCTTCACCCAGAAAATATTCATGAAGGTTAATTTGGGAGGGGCTAAGCAGGTATGA
- a CDS encoding substrate-binding domain-containing protein, whose translation MSIRKKKVTMQDIADRLGISKNSVSLAIMDKKGISDELREKVNQVAKSMGYKFAAKADESQKNVLILVPFRAMIYQDNDQFQYYYDLVWGIEKSARDQGFNAIIAKIDEEMERNLELPSLIYEVQFSSIILFGIVEKNYVRTVFNLGKPLVMLDSYYMDIPCSSVTSENTGGAYKATKLLIDAGHTEIGFIGPVNLASSHAERWLGYWKAHQDCGIKLNMDYCLTESEDYNCNLEGISSFYDHLKQKPTAFFCGNDSIASNLMDVLHTRGVAMPEEVSIVGFDDIKIATFTTPQLTTIKVDKMAMCEATIDLVQIVMKKPDTFIKWQIPTHLIERDSVLSL comes from the coding sequence ATGTCGATCAGAAAGAAAAAAGTAACGATGCAAGATATAGCAGATCGTTTGGGGATATCGAAGAATTCCGTATCTTTAGCGATTATGGATAAAAAGGGCATTAGCGATGAATTAAGAGAGAAGGTAAATCAAGTTGCAAAGAGTATGGGATATAAGTTTGCTGCTAAAGCAGATGAAAGTCAGAAAAATGTACTCATATTGGTTCCTTTTCGAGCGATGATCTATCAGGATAACGATCAATTTCAATATTATTACGATTTGGTATGGGGAATTGAGAAGAGCGCACGAGATCAAGGATTTAACGCCATCATTGCCAAAATTGATGAAGAGATGGAACGTAACCTAGAGCTTCCGAGCTTAATCTATGAAGTTCAATTTTCCAGCATTATTCTATTTGGTATCGTCGAGAAAAATTATGTGCGTACTGTATTTAATCTGGGTAAGCCATTGGTAATGCTGGACTCGTATTACATGGATATTCCTTGTTCATCCGTAACCTCGGAAAATACGGGAGGTGCTTACAAGGCAACGAAGCTATTAATTGATGCAGGACATACGGAAATTGGTTTTATTGGTCCTGTAAATTTGGCGAGTAGTCATGCTGAACGTTGGCTAGGTTATTGGAAGGCGCATCAGGATTGTGGGATTAAGCTAAATATGGATTATTGCTTGACTGAATCAGAAGATTATAACTGCAATCTGGAAGGTATCTCCTCGTTTTATGATCATCTAAAGCAGAAGCCGACTGCCTTTTTCTGTGGAAATGACAGTATTGCCTCTAATTTAATGGATGTATTACATACACGTGGAGTAGCGATGCCGGAAGAAGTATCGATTGTTGGATTTGATGATATTAAGATTGCTACGTTTACAACTCCGCAGCTCACAACCATTAAAGTGGATAAGATGGCGATGTGTGAAGCGACTATAGATTTGGTTCAGATTGTTATGAAAAAACCAGATACATTCATTAAGTGGCAGATACCTACACATTTGATTGAAAGAGACTCCGTTCTTTCTTTATGA
- a CDS encoding DeoR/GlpR family DNA-binding transcription regulator: protein MRGKSKVSLAGEERKLSIMNLLNEKGKVIANELSQLFEVSTETIRRDLDDLEKENKLKKVYGGAVKFKVEVEPAHYERESIHAEAKRKIGFLAAGLIEDNDVIVVDEGSTALQIIHFLENKQNLTILTSSIPTLMLLIEYNKRGTFDGKIIFIGGEVNAKHLRVSGPIAEKIMEDFYVNKSFVSVDGVSLENGITSYDYDRAAFTRKLIRSSETTIVVADHSKIVKRTVAKIADLKDIHIIVSDQEPPEGWSDTLKSLDLRWINPLD from the coding sequence ATGAGGGGGAAGAGTAAGGTGTCTCTTGCAGGTGAAGAAAGAAAATTAAGTATAATGAATTTGCTAAATGAAAAAGGGAAAGTAATAGCGAATGAGCTTTCTCAGCTTTTTGAGGTTTCAACAGAAACGATTCGTAGAGATCTTGATGATCTCGAAAAAGAAAACAAGCTTAAAAAGGTATACGGTGGAGCGGTTAAGTTTAAGGTGGAAGTGGAGCCCGCGCATTACGAAAGAGAGTCTATACACGCAGAGGCTAAGCGCAAAATAGGCTTCTTAGCTGCAGGACTAATCGAGGATAACGATGTTATTGTCGTGGATGAAGGAAGCACCGCTTTGCAGATCATTCATTTCTTAGAAAATAAGCAAAACTTAACGATATTGACGAGCTCGATACCAACGCTTATGCTGCTAATTGAATACAACAAGCGTGGAACCTTTGATGGTAAAATTATTTTTATCGGTGGGGAAGTTAACGCTAAGCATCTGCGGGTATCAGGGCCAATTGCTGAGAAAATAATGGAAGACTTCTATGTCAATAAATCATTCGTTTCTGTTGACGGTGTCTCATTGGAGAATGGTATTACCAGCTACGATTACGATCGAGCTGCGTTCACAAGAAAGCTCATCCGTTCTTCAGAGACGACAATAGTTGTAGCCGATCACTCTAAAATAGTTAAACGTACGGTAGCTAAGATTGCTGATCTGAAAGATATCCATATCATTGTATCCGATCAAGAGCCTCCTGAGGGATGGTCTGATACACTTAAAAGCTTGGATTTAAGATGGATTAATCCTTTGGATTAA
- a CDS encoding carbohydrate ABC transporter permease — translation MESVVPPQRYKKPLTKKLYPYFFIMPFAILVFIFFVLPAVATIVMSFTDLNASMKPKFIGLTNFTRIFNDYNLPLILWNTAIFAILSLLISLLFALIISIATQYFLKGKVSAVIYRVLWLIPSIIPAVVYVTFWKYVFDPTEEGFLNNIMHQLGIVSDPVSWFTKGAMAIVILATIVSTISGGMILLSAAINSIPEDLYKAARVDGASEKSVIFKIILPTLKWPLMYITISELIGFVSSYFFIMLLTNGGPMRDTTTLSLYAFQQAFNLKYYGYGAAVSLIVVFISFILTLFFLRLFDFNQMIKPSRIED, via the coding sequence ATGGAAAGCGTAGTTCCTCCACAAAGATACAAAAAACCGTTAACGAAAAAGCTATATCCTTATTTTTTCATCATGCCGTTCGCGATACTCGTGTTCATATTTTTCGTTCTACCTGCCGTTGCAACGATAGTGATGTCCTTTACCGATTTGAACGCCTCTATGAAGCCTAAATTTATCGGATTAACTAATTTTACGAGAATATTCAATGATTACAATCTCCCGTTAATTTTATGGAACACAGCAATCTTTGCCATTCTATCGTTGCTCATCTCGTTGCTCTTTGCTTTAATCATCTCAATTGCCACACAGTATTTTCTTAAAGGCAAAGTGTCAGCTGTAATATACAGAGTGTTATGGCTTATTCCTAGTATTATTCCTGCTGTCGTCTATGTGACATTCTGGAAATATGTATTCGATCCTACCGAGGAAGGCTTCCTCAACAATATTATGCATCAACTAGGTATCGTATCTGATCCTGTATCTTGGTTTACGAAAGGCGCTATGGCCATTGTTATATTGGCAACGATCGTATCCACGATTTCAGGAGGAATGATTCTGCTGTCGGCAGCTATTAACTCGATTCCTGAGGATTTGTACAAAGCAGCTCGAGTAGATGGTGCAAGTGAGAAATCAGTTATTTTCAAAATTATCCTTCCAACCTTAAAATGGCCGCTAATGTATATTACGATATCGGAGCTCATTGGCTTTGTGTCCTCTTATTTCTTTATCATGCTGCTGACGAACGGCGGTCCAATGCGGGATACAACAACATTGTCCTTATACGCCTTTCAACAAGCGTTTAACTTGAAATATTACGGTTACGGAGCGGCTGTATCATTAATCGTCGTATTTATCTCTTTTATACTGACCCTATTCTTTTTACGCCTGTTCGATTTTAACCAAATGATTAAACCTTCAAGAATAGAAGATTAG